One candidate division KSB1 bacterium genomic window carries:
- a CDS encoding peptidoglycan DD-metalloendopeptidase family protein translates to MTDPAAVHRAITFNEQEGRLLGWRTLRDQIEVNILGCPRANAQLAPADFAQAVALFQRNQGLSVDGVLGTNTWTRMKAIQAERDPVPRAPISQDYNATPNIHWSDGYVHPAIDVPLAGGTALPAVADGIVIYAGIAGKIRRCDIVDVCRGLDPNRPWTAGTCMYLHYGRTVIIEHPDRVPGMQPGGQSVYTIYAHVQFTPTRQVTAGERVRAGRIIAEVGTGCVGNSNGPHLHYAIAVGPRSYRFRGGRPSRCELFTDAFCRRPDSQCSRCDFTHFWNVVTPRRPRTTAAGAGFRW, encoded by the coding sequence TTGACCGATCCCGCTGCGGTTCATCGCGCGATCACATTCAATGAGCAAGAGGGACGGCTACTTGGATGGCGGACATTGCGCGACCAAATTGAGGTGAATATTCTTGGTTGCCCTCGCGCGAACGCTCAACTTGCGCCAGCAGATTTCGCGCAAGCCGTGGCTCTTTTTCAACGCAACCAAGGATTGTCGGTGGATGGCGTGCTCGGTACCAACACCTGGACGCGCATGAAGGCCATTCAGGCGGAACGCGATCCCGTTCCGCGCGCGCCAATTTCCCAAGATTACAATGCTACACCCAATATCCATTGGAGTGACGGTTATGTTCATCCGGCGATTGATGTTCCCTTGGCCGGAGGGACTGCCCTTCCTGCAGTTGCTGATGGTATCGTTATCTATGCCGGTATTGCCGGGAAGATTCGGCGTTGTGATATCGTCGACGTCTGCCGCGGACTTGACCCGAACCGTCCGTGGACCGCGGGCACTTGCATGTATTTGCATTATGGCCGCACGGTGATCATTGAGCACCCGGATCGCGTCCCGGGAATGCAACCCGGCGGCCAGTCGGTTTATACCATCTACGCGCACGTCCAATTCACTCCAACCCGCCAGGTTACTGCCGGTGAGCGCGTGAGAGCTGGGCGCATCATTGCCGAGGTTGGGACCGGTTGCGTTGGCAACAGTAATGGTCCGCATTTGCACTACGCGATTGCAGTCGGCCCACGTTCCTATCGATTTCGGGGTGGAAGGCCCTCTCGCTGCGAGCTTTTTACCGATGCGTTCTGCCGACGGCCAGACTCACAATGCTCACGTTGTGACTTCACTCATTTTTGGAATGTAGTCACACCACGACGGCCACGGACGACCGCAGCAGGAGCCGGGTTTCGGTGGTAA